The following are encoded in a window of Mycolicibacterium tusciae JS617 genomic DNA:
- a CDS encoding copper chaperone PCu(A)C, with product MPDNRIRMATGAVLAVCALLGTGCSASSDDHKEPMAATVTIENQWASAAETGMAGVFGTISNTGDHEARIVSGESPIAGHVEVHEVVPDATGAMTMRPKAGGLEVPAGGSRELIPGGDHLMLMDLKQPLQPGADVSLTVVFEDGSSLPVTAQIRDFAGADEEYTPGGAGSGGGHH from the coding sequence ATGCCTGACAACAGAATCCGAATGGCGACCGGCGCGGTGCTAGCGGTGTGTGCACTGTTGGGGACGGGCTGTTCGGCATCCTCCGATGATCACAAGGAGCCGATGGCGGCCACTGTGACCATCGAGAATCAATGGGCGAGCGCGGCCGAGACGGGGATGGCTGGGGTCTTCGGCACGATCTCCAACACGGGCGACCACGAGGCCCGCATCGTGTCCGGTGAATCGCCGATCGCGGGACACGTTGAGGTTCACGAGGTCGTGCCCGATGCCACGGGTGCGATGACGATGCGTCCCAAGGCAGGTGGACTCGAGGTGCCTGCGGGCGGTTCGCGCGAGTTGATTCCGGGCGGTGACCATCTGATGTTGATGGACCTCAAACAGCCGCTGCAGCCGGGTGCCGATGTGTCGCTGACCGTCGTATTCGAGGACGGCTCGTCACTGCCGGTGACCGCGCAGATCCGCGACTTCGCCGGTGCCGACGAGGAATACACGCCGGGTGGCGCTGGGTCGGGCGGAGGGCATCACTAG
- a CDS encoding ABC transporter ATP-binding protein has translation MLWALLRQYARPYRWLLAIVALLQLISTLASLYLPTVNAAIIDEGVAKGDLRIIVELGGVMLAVTALQVLCAIGAVFFGSRAGTGFGRDLRSAIFNHVTGFSAEETARFGAASLLTRTTNDVQQIQLLVQLTCTMLITAPIMSIGGIFMAVHQDAGLSWLLLVSVPILAAANYWIVSHLLPIFRRMQRLIDGINRVMREQLAGIRVIRAFTRESFERSRFEQANVAVADAAVEAGRWQALMLPSTTLVINISSVALIWFGGLRIDAGQMQVGSLIAFLSYFMQILMAVLLATFILVLIPRASVCAERISEVLGTEPQITSPQNPVRPAVIEGEIRLDSASFSYPGAERPVLQDVSLIARPGTTTAIVGSTGSGKSTLVALICRLYDATSGSVRMDGVDVRDFDPEQLWAAIGVVPQRGYLFSGTVAENLRYGKVDATEDEMWQALEVAAADDFVRAHPDGLAMRVAQGGINFSGGQRQRLAIARAVIRRPAVYLFDDAFSALDVRTDARVRAALREESADSTVVIVSQRISTVARADQIIVIDNGRILGVGTHETLLTDCPEYAEFADSQALGAGAP, from the coding sequence ATGTTGTGGGCGCTGCTGCGACAGTATGCGCGGCCATATCGGTGGCTGCTTGCGATCGTGGCGCTGCTCCAGTTGATCAGCACCCTGGCTTCCTTGTACCTGCCGACGGTCAACGCGGCGATCATCGACGAAGGTGTCGCCAAGGGCGATCTGCGGATCATCGTCGAATTGGGCGGCGTGATGCTCGCGGTCACCGCGCTGCAGGTGCTCTGCGCAATCGGCGCCGTGTTCTTCGGGTCACGGGCCGGCACGGGGTTCGGCCGTGACCTTCGATCGGCGATCTTCAACCACGTCACGGGGTTCTCGGCCGAGGAGACCGCCCGGTTCGGCGCGGCGTCACTGCTGACCAGGACCACGAACGACGTCCAGCAGATACAACTGCTCGTGCAACTGACCTGCACCATGTTGATCACCGCGCCGATCATGTCGATCGGCGGCATTTTCATGGCGGTGCATCAGGACGCCGGCCTGTCGTGGCTGCTGTTGGTCAGTGTGCCGATTCTGGCCGCCGCCAACTACTGGATCGTGTCGCATCTGTTGCCGATATTTCGGCGCATGCAACGTTTGATCGACGGCATCAACCGGGTCATGCGTGAACAACTCGCGGGCATTAGGGTGATCCGCGCGTTTACCCGGGAATCGTTTGAGCGCAGCCGATTCGAGCAGGCCAACGTGGCCGTCGCGGACGCCGCGGTCGAAGCGGGGCGCTGGCAGGCATTGATGCTGCCCTCGACGACACTGGTCATCAACATCTCCAGTGTCGCGCTGATCTGGTTCGGCGGTCTTCGGATCGACGCCGGCCAGATGCAGGTCGGGTCGCTGATCGCGTTCCTCTCCTACTTCATGCAGATCCTGATGGCGGTGCTGCTTGCGACGTTCATCTTGGTTCTCATTCCCCGCGCGTCCGTATGCGCCGAACGCATTTCAGAAGTGCTGGGCACCGAACCGCAGATCACCAGCCCGCAGAATCCGGTACGGCCTGCGGTCATCGAGGGCGAGATCCGGCTGGACAGTGCGTCCTTCAGCTACCCCGGTGCCGAGCGCCCTGTGCTGCAAGATGTTTCGTTGATCGCTCGGCCGGGGACGACGACCGCGATCGTCGGGTCGACAGGTTCGGGTAAGTCGACGCTGGTGGCGCTGATCTGCCGGCTGTATGACGCGACGTCCGGATCGGTGCGCATGGACGGAGTCGACGTGCGCGACTTCGATCCCGAACAGCTGTGGGCGGCGATCGGTGTGGTGCCGCAGCGGGGATATTTGTTCTCGGGAACCGTCGCCGAGAATCTGCGCTACGGAAAAGTTGACGCGACCGAGGACGAAATGTGGCAGGCGTTGGAGGTGGCTGCCGCCGATGATTTCGTGCGCGCCCACCCCGACGGTTTGGCGATGCGCGTCGCACAGGGCGGCATCAATTTCTCGGGTGGACAGCGGCAGCGGCTGGCCATCGCCCGTGCGGTCATCCGCAGACCCGCCGTCTACCTCTTCGACGATGCCTTCTCCGCGCTCGACGTACGAACCGATGCACGGGTGCGCGCTGCGCTTCGGGAGGAGTCGGCGGATTCCACGGTCGTCATCGTTTCCCAGCGCATTTCGACGGTTGCCCGGGCGGATCAGATCATCGTCATCGACAACGGTCGCATCCTCGGGGTCGGCACACATGAGACGCTGCTGACCGACTGCCCCGAGTATGCGGAGTTCGCCGACTCGCAGGCCTTGGGGGCGGGTGCCCCATGA
- a CDS encoding PepSY-associated TM helix domain-containing protein produces the protein MSTPTSVTRRADAAALRRIWRLHFWVGLFAAPALVLLACSGLVILYTQPLNDWLNRDLYVVAEGPETVRIDDQIAVAERNVGQGYTLDAVTPPAGAGQSTRVDFLPPDALSLPAGEGNLTQVFVDPHTGRYLGHLTELSGLVGWANQLHRLFGNDGPQVHLPSLGHLISPSAYPDATIAVGVGNLWMELTAGWILVLMASGIFLWWPRAIEATKPLLKIRWRKGGRIRWRDLHALTGVVMAVVLICYVLSGLTWSRYWGENWRAVSDAVAPSTEIDAPSTPATMGDYDRLGRRIAWAATDDPVYASATDGPVPGRLSFDDVDRLAKGEHMVPGYAIIPPSDVTENGETRYGSYTVVNAWPQKLSEQRTLYLNQFTGRTITNATAEHEGALSRLTSFGIAMHMGHQFGLLTRISATIACLGVLVSALTGLLMWWNRRPSGRSGLPGPVTAGTRADTPRRAVVAVSVAAVVLGLLFPVFGVSLLVVLGVEAVLAKWRQTHQPDVTDDAEEAKAYA, from the coding sequence ATGAGCACGCCGACCAGCGTGACGCGCCGCGCCGATGCGGCTGCGCTCAGGCGCATCTGGAGACTGCATTTCTGGGTAGGCCTTTTCGCCGCACCGGCATTGGTGCTGCTCGCGTGTTCTGGGCTGGTGATCCTCTACACCCAACCGCTCAACGATTGGCTGAATCGCGATCTGTACGTCGTCGCCGAAGGACCTGAGACGGTTCGGATCGATGACCAGATCGCCGTCGCCGAGCGAAACGTCGGTCAGGGCTACACCCTCGACGCCGTGACGCCACCCGCCGGGGCGGGCCAGTCGACGCGGGTCGACTTTCTGCCTCCGGATGCCCTCTCGCTACCCGCCGGTGAAGGCAACCTCACCCAGGTCTTCGTCGACCCGCACACGGGGCGCTATCTCGGACACCTCACTGAGCTGTCCGGCCTCGTCGGGTGGGCCAATCAGTTGCACCGACTGTTCGGCAACGACGGTCCGCAGGTGCACCTACCCTCACTCGGACACCTGATCTCGCCGTCCGCCTATCCCGACGCCACGATTGCAGTCGGGGTCGGAAATCTCTGGATGGAACTCACGGCCGGATGGATCCTCGTGCTGATGGCCAGCGGGATATTTCTGTGGTGGCCCAGGGCGATCGAGGCGACGAAGCCGCTGCTGAAGATCCGATGGCGCAAGGGTGGCCGGATCCGGTGGCGCGATCTGCACGCGCTCACCGGCGTGGTGATGGCGGTCGTCCTCATCTGCTACGTGCTCTCGGGTTTGACGTGGTCGCGGTATTGGGGTGAGAACTGGCGCGCTGTTTCGGACGCCGTCGCCCCCTCGACCGAAATCGACGCACCCTCGACGCCCGCGACGATGGGTGACTACGACCGACTGGGCCGGCGCATCGCCTGGGCGGCGACCGACGATCCGGTCTACGCATCAGCCACAGACGGTCCCGTGCCTGGCCGCCTGTCATTCGATGACGTAGACAGGCTCGCCAAGGGCGAACACATGGTTCCGGGTTACGCGATCATCCCGCCGTCGGACGTGACCGAGAACGGCGAAACGCGGTACGGCAGCTACACCGTGGTCAACGCGTGGCCGCAGAAACTTTCGGAGCAACGCACCCTGTATCTCAACCAGTTCACCGGGCGCACGATCACCAACGCCACCGCCGAACATGAGGGAGCGCTATCGCGGCTGACGAGTTTCGGTATCGCGATGCACATGGGCCACCAATTCGGATTGCTGACCCGAATCTCGGCGACCATCGCGTGCCTCGGCGTGCTCGTCAGTGCGCTGACCGGACTGCTGATGTGGTGGAACCGACGCCCTTCGGGTCGTAGCGGATTGCCGGGTCCGGTCACCGCAGGCACCCGCGCCGACACGCCGAGGCGCGCTGTGGTCGCGGTGTCGGTGGCCGCTGTGGTTCTCGGTCTGTTGTTCCCGGTGTTCGGTGTATCGCTTCTCGTCGTGCTGGGGGTGGAAGCCGTGCTCGCCAAGTGGCGTCAAACGCACCAACCTGACGTTACCGACGATGCCGAGGAGGCGAAGGCATATGCCTGA
- a CDS encoding ABC transporter ATP-binding protein yields the protein MTGALGRAARAGVQAPTEKSRDFKGSAIRLVKQLTPQRALATTVVLLGVGGIAIGVVGPRILGHATDLLFNGVIGRQLPAGLTKEQAVDAARARGDNTFADLLSGMNVVPGQGVDFAAIGRTLLLALSLYLVAALLIWLQARLLNVAVQRTMVTLRSDVEDKLHRMPLSYFDSRQRGEVLSRVTNDVDNIQTSLSMTISQLMTSVLTVFAVLVMMLTISPLLTLLTVITVPLSLWATRVIARRSQRMFVAQWANTGRLNAHIEETYSGFTIVKTFGHRAHAQKQFGEFNEDVYQTSFGAQFFSGLVSPATVFIGNISYVAVAVVGGLQVATGQITLGSIQAFIQYVRQFNQPLTQVAGMYNTLQSGVASAERVFELLDEEEESQDSAPMPPSPEGRPGRVEFRNVSFSYRAGTPVIENLSLIAEPGSTVAIVGPTGAGKTTLVNLLMRFYEVDSGQILVDGVDIATVSRQSLRSRIGMVLQDTWLFGGTIYDNIAYGRPDAGEDEVIEAAKAAFVDRFVHHLPDGYQTWVRGDGGNISAGEKQLVTIARATLSGPQLLVLDEATSSVDTRTELLIQQAMAELRRDRTSFIIAHRLSTIRDADVIVVLEAGRIVEQGSHAQLMAKRGAYWSMTQT from the coding sequence ATGACCGGAGCCTTGGGTCGGGCCGCCCGCGCGGGAGTCCAGGCACCGACCGAAAAGTCGCGTGATTTCAAGGGTTCTGCAATCAGATTGGTCAAGCAGCTGACTCCCCAGCGGGCGCTGGCCACGACGGTCGTCCTGCTGGGGGTCGGCGGTATCGCGATCGGCGTCGTCGGGCCGCGCATTCTCGGGCATGCCACCGACCTGTTGTTCAACGGCGTGATCGGCCGTCAACTGCCCGCCGGCCTGACGAAAGAGCAGGCGGTAGACGCGGCCCGCGCGCGCGGCGACAACACCTTCGCCGACCTGCTGTCCGGCATGAACGTCGTACCGGGGCAGGGAGTGGACTTCGCCGCCATTGGCCGCACCCTGCTGCTGGCGCTGAGCCTGTACCTGGTTGCTGCACTGCTGATCTGGCTGCAGGCCAGGCTGCTCAACGTCGCGGTGCAGCGCACGATGGTGACTCTTCGCTCCGATGTCGAGGACAAGTTGCACCGGATGCCCTTGTCCTACTTCGACTCCCGTCAGCGCGGGGAGGTGCTCAGTCGGGTAACCAACGACGTCGACAACATCCAGACATCCCTGTCGATGACAATCAGCCAGCTGATGACATCGGTGTTGACGGTATTTGCGGTGCTGGTGATGATGCTGACCATTTCGCCACTGCTGACGCTGCTCACCGTGATCACCGTGCCGCTGTCGTTATGGGCGACGCGGGTGATCGCGCGGCGTTCTCAGCGCATGTTCGTCGCGCAATGGGCCAACACCGGGCGGCTCAACGCACATATCGAGGAGACGTACAGCGGCTTCACCATTGTCAAGACCTTCGGTCACCGCGCTCATGCCCAGAAGCAGTTCGGCGAGTTCAACGAGGATGTGTATCAGACCAGCTTTGGCGCGCAGTTCTTTTCGGGCCTGGTGTCACCGGCGACGGTGTTCATCGGCAATATCAGCTATGTCGCGGTGGCGGTGGTCGGCGGGCTCCAGGTCGCGACGGGTCAGATCACCCTCGGCAGTATCCAGGCCTTCATCCAGTACGTCCGCCAGTTCAACCAGCCCCTGACCCAGGTCGCCGGCATGTACAACACGCTGCAATCCGGTGTGGCCAGCGCGGAGCGGGTGTTTGAGCTACTCGACGAGGAGGAGGAGTCCCAAGACTCGGCGCCGATGCCTCCTTCACCGGAGGGCCGCCCCGGCCGCGTCGAGTTCAGAAACGTCAGCTTCAGCTATCGCGCCGGCACACCCGTCATCGAGAATCTGTCGCTGATCGCCGAACCGGGAAGCACGGTGGCGATCGTCGGGCCGACGGGCGCGGGCAAGACGACATTGGTGAACCTGCTGATGCGGTTCTATGAGGTCGATTCCGGTCAGATCCTGGTGGACGGTGTGGACATCGCCACCGTGAGCCGTCAATCGCTGCGATCCCGCATCGGGATGGTGCTGCAGGACACGTGGCTGTTCGGCGGCACCATCTACGACAACATCGCCTACGGCAGGCCGGATGCAGGCGAGGACGAGGTGATCGAGGCCGCCAAGGCCGCCTTCGTCGACCGGTTCGTCCACCACCTGCCCGACGGATATCAGACCTGGGTCAGAGGCGACGGCGGAAACATCAGCGCGGGCGAGAAGCAGCTTGTCACAATCGCCCGTGCCACGCTGTCCGGCCCGCAGCTGTTGGTGCTCGATGAGGCGACGAGTTCGGTGGATACCCGGACTGAACTACTGATCCAACAGGCCATGGCCGAGCTGCGACGCGACCGAACGAGTTTCATCATCGCGCACCGGCTTTCGACGATCCGCGACGCCGACGTCATCGTCGTCCTGGAAGCCGGTCGCATCGTCGAACAAGGCAGCCACGCCCAGCTGATGGCTAAGCGTGGCGCTTATTGGTCTATGACACAGACCTAG
- a CDS encoding SixA phosphatase family protein — MSDSYRTLLLLRHAKSQYPPGVADHDRPLAPRGIREAALAGDWLRAHAPAVDAVLCSTATRTRETLERTRIDAPTEFVDRLYDATPGAVIDEINGVSSRFDCSAKNVATLLVIGHEPTMSALSLGLATADGSNSAAAERISEKFPTSSIAVLRTGGDWSQLTLNSATLVTFHVPR; from the coding sequence GTGAGCGACTCCTACCGCACGCTGCTGCTGCTTCGCCACGCCAAGTCGCAATACCCGCCGGGGGTGGCTGATCATGATCGGCCGCTCGCGCCGCGCGGTATCCGGGAGGCCGCGCTGGCCGGGGACTGGCTGCGTGCCCATGCGCCTGCGGTGGATGCGGTGCTGTGCTCGACGGCCACCCGCACCCGCGAAACTCTGGAACGGACCCGCATCGATGCGCCTACGGAGTTCGTCGACCGCCTCTACGACGCCACACCCGGTGCGGTGATCGACGAAATCAACGGGGTCTCGTCACGATTCGACTGCTCCGCAAAAAATGTGGCCACCCTGCTGGTCATCGGGCACGAGCCGACGATGTCCGCGTTGTCACTCGGACTGGCGACCGCGGACGGTAGCAACAGTGCTGCGGCCGAACGAATCTCGGAGAAGTTTCCGACCTCGTCGATCGCGGTCCTGCGTACCGGCGGGGACTGGAGTCAGCTCACACTGAACAGCGCCACGTTGGTCACGTTCCACGTGCCTCGATAA
- a CDS encoding DUF3558 domain-containing protein, with amino-acid sequence MHGVTPTTRTARPSRNARALAVAAAVMIPMFAACSDSEPTNSPEVPQTSAPNANATHGPFFPECGGISDQEVISQTRVPALVNTAKTSVGCQWLSGGSILGPHFSFTWFRGSPIGRERKTEELTRASVEDINIEGHDGFIATGDDPILGTNLCEIGIGFQDDFIEWSISYNDKPFPDPCEVAKELTRQSIVNSK; translated from the coding sequence GTGCATGGCGTGACTCCCACGACGCGCACGGCTCGGCCGAGCCGAAACGCCAGGGCGTTGGCCGTGGCGGCTGCGGTGATGATTCCGATGTTTGCCGCATGCTCGGACTCGGAGCCGACCAACAGCCCGGAGGTGCCGCAGACCTCGGCGCCGAACGCCAACGCGACCCACGGCCCGTTTTTCCCCGAGTGCGGCGGGATCAGCGACCAAGAGGTGATCTCCCAGACGCGGGTGCCCGCACTGGTGAACACCGCGAAGACCTCGGTGGGGTGCCAATGGTTGTCCGGCGGCAGCATCCTGGGGCCGCACTTCTCCTTCACGTGGTTTCGGGGGAGCCCGATTGGGCGTGAGCGCAAGACCGAGGAGCTGACTCGCGCCAGCGTGGAGGACATCAACATCGAGGGGCACGACGGTTTCATCGCTACCGGTGACGACCCGATACTCGGAACCAACCTGTGCGAGATCGGCATCGGTTTCCAGGACGACTTCATCGAATGGTCGATCAGCTACAACGACAAGCCGTTCCCGGACCCCTGCGAGGTGGCCAAGGAACTCACCCGCCAGTCGATTGTGAACTCCAAATGA
- a CDS encoding DUF3558 domain-containing protein, producing the protein MRTGHTHQRRGAAGALIAALAAVSVLAGCTSTVEGTATKSGTGAGPRNNDSERQYPNLQKECDVLTEDILAETVKADPLDIQSTFVGAVCRWQAANPTGLVDITRFWFEEGSLDNEREVADQLGYRVESKSVAGIDSIVMHPDDPNGACGVASDAVGVVGWWVNPQSPGSDACAMALKLMELTLATRA; encoded by the coding sequence ATGAGAACTGGACATACCCATCAACGCCGGGGCGCCGCGGGCGCTCTGATCGCGGCGCTGGCCGCGGTGTCGGTGCTGGCCGGGTGCACGAGCACCGTTGAGGGCACCGCGACCAAATCGGGCACCGGCGCCGGGCCGCGCAACAACGACTCCGAACGCCAGTACCCGAACCTGCAGAAGGAATGCGACGTCCTGACCGAGGACATCCTCGCTGAGACGGTCAAGGCGGATCCGCTGGACATCCAGAGCACATTCGTCGGTGCCGTCTGCCGCTGGCAGGCGGCCAACCCGACGGGACTGGTCGACATCACCCGGTTCTGGTTCGAGGAGGGCAGTCTGGACAACGAACGTGAGGTGGCGGACCAACTCGGTTACCGGGTCGAAAGCAAGTCAGTGGCCGGTATCGACTCCATCGTGATGCACCCGGACGATCCGAACGGTGCCTGCGGGGTCGCCAGCGACGCGGTTGGGGTGGTCGGGTGGTGGGTCAACCCGCAGAGCCCGGGCAGCGATGCCTGCGCGATGGCGCTCAAGCTGATGGAGCTGACGCTGGCCACCAGGGCCTGA
- a CDS encoding AIM24 family protein — protein MTGPNNGSWRPDPEGRYEHRWWDGQQWTDQVSHQGQVGRAPLGAPPPGPAPQHQAPQAAVMGGPPAGDGFAGITGDLVDGRFSEKEAKPIANQNSKLLRVRLGEPFMARQGAMVAYQGNVDFAFEGGGASKFIKKALTGEGLPLMRCQGQGDVFLAERAFDVHLLNLNNSGLSISGKNVLAFSSSLDWNIERVKGGSIATGGLFNTTLRGSGWVALTTDGPPVVLNAAEAPTFADTNAVVAWSANLQTQLKTSFKAGALIGRGSGEAVQVSFYGQGFVIVQPSEGIPPVATAH, from the coding sequence ATGACAGGACCCAATAACGGAAGCTGGCGACCCGACCCCGAAGGACGTTACGAGCACCGCTGGTGGGACGGCCAGCAGTGGACGGATCAGGTGTCTCACCAAGGGCAGGTCGGCCGGGCACCGCTGGGCGCACCGCCCCCAGGACCTGCGCCGCAGCATCAGGCCCCCCAGGCGGCTGTGATGGGCGGGCCGCCTGCAGGCGACGGCTTCGCGGGTATCACCGGGGATCTGGTCGACGGGCGGTTCAGCGAGAAAGAAGCCAAGCCCATTGCGAACCAGAACTCCAAGCTGCTGCGGGTGCGCCTCGGCGAGCCGTTCATGGCACGCCAGGGAGCGATGGTGGCGTATCAGGGCAATGTGGACTTCGCCTTCGAGGGTGGCGGTGCGTCGAAGTTCATCAAGAAGGCGCTGACCGGCGAGGGGCTGCCGCTGATGCGGTGCCAGGGTCAAGGCGATGTATTCCTGGCCGAACGCGCCTTCGACGTGCATCTGCTGAACCTGAACAACTCCGGCTTATCGATCAGCGGTAAGAACGTGCTGGCCTTTTCGTCGAGCCTCGACTGGAACATCGAGCGCGTCAAGGGCGGCAGCATCGCGACGGGCGGGCTGTTCAACACGACGTTGCGCGGCAGTGGTTGGGTCGCGCTGACCACCGACGGCCCACCGGTGGTCCTCAACGCGGCAGAGGCACCGACCTTCGCCGACACCAACGCGGTGGTGGCGTGGTCGGCGAACCTGCAGACCCAGCTGAAGACGAGCTTCAAGGCAGGGGCGCTGATCGGCCGCGGCTCAGGTGAGGCGGTTCAGGTGTCGTTCTACGGGCAGGGCTTCGTCATCGTGCAGCCATCGGAGGGCATCCCGCCGGTCGCGACGGCGCACTGA
- a CDS encoding molybdopterin-containing oxidoreductase family protein: MSTTAYTFCRYCSAACGIEVTVDDNRVMKISPDKQNPHSWHDFCAKGRTANQLVEHPRRIVAPMRRVGDSPAEYVEASWDEAIADIAARMTALIDADGPDAIGLYYGNPTGYSSSNVLFMIAWLDAVGTQNRYAVGSVDQNAMHVVAEAMYGSMLMAPVSDVDNCDYFLLVGANPAVSAWNWLETVPGGWKRALERQRHGAEIVVVDPLRTETADKADLHLAVRPGQDWALLLAMVKVILDEGLEHAADCRDLATGVDELRALVAGADLDDLAARCDIPREVIERVARDFATAQRAMVVTRTGVSLHVTGTIGEWLGHVLNVITGRMDRPGGRRFEPGYVDALKLSGMAKPPARKSRLRGTDLVAGAHALAELPDEITTPGPGQIRAMVINCGNPVVSGPHGAKLDAALEQLDLLVAIDLVQRESHRHAHWLLPAVHWLERDDLLALTSNLHDEPYVQYGRAVVDPPPSAREEWRIFVDLAIAMRRPLFGAKGMNSFVRATRALARMTRRPGLEFTPQWLNRLLVATSRKVNGRRVSWQDLMTNPHGLVLGPREFGHFRNALRTEDKMVHAAPPEFVARARELLAEPVAQAPRGYPFQLANRRNRHSMNSWLNELPGLHPSGKRNDVVINPEDAAALGVVDGDVVRVFSAVGEIELAASVSDRPRRGVVIVDHGWGSRIFDPRGGSVPVSYGANRNLLIDDVSVDPLSQTSALSSGYVGLERLG; encoded by the coding sequence ATGAGCACGACCGCGTACACGTTCTGCAGATACTGCTCGGCAGCCTGCGGCATCGAGGTCACTGTCGACGACAACCGGGTGATGAAGATATCGCCGGACAAGCAGAACCCGCACAGCTGGCATGACTTCTGCGCCAAGGGCAGAACGGCGAATCAGCTCGTCGAACATCCGCGCAGGATCGTGGCACCGATGCGCCGCGTCGGCGACTCCCCCGCCGAGTACGTCGAGGCCAGCTGGGATGAGGCGATCGCCGACATCGCCGCGCGGATGACGGCGCTCATCGACGCCGACGGTCCCGATGCGATCGGCCTGTACTACGGGAACCCGACGGGCTACTCATCGTCGAACGTGTTGTTCATGATCGCGTGGCTGGATGCGGTGGGCACTCAGAACCGGTACGCGGTCGGCTCGGTGGACCAGAACGCGATGCACGTCGTCGCCGAAGCGATGTACGGATCGATGCTGATGGCGCCGGTGTCCGACGTCGACAACTGCGACTATTTCCTGCTGGTCGGTGCCAACCCCGCGGTCAGCGCATGGAACTGGCTGGAAACGGTGCCCGGCGGCTGGAAACGCGCTTTGGAGCGGCAGCGCCACGGCGCCGAGATCGTCGTCGTCGACCCCCTGCGGACCGAGACCGCGGACAAGGCGGACCTGCACTTGGCGGTGCGGCCCGGTCAGGACTGGGCACTGCTGCTCGCCATGGTCAAGGTCATCTTGGATGAGGGCCTCGAACACGCTGCCGACTGCCGCGATCTCGCCACCGGGGTGGACGAGCTCCGCGCACTCGTCGCCGGCGCGGATCTCGACGATCTTGCTGCGCGGTGTGATATCCCGCGCGAGGTGATCGAGCGAGTGGCAAGGGATTTCGCCACTGCACAGCGTGCGATGGTGGTCACCCGCACCGGCGTTTCGTTGCACGTCACCGGCACCATCGGCGAGTGGCTGGGCCATGTGCTCAATGTCATCACGGGGCGGATGGACCGGCCGGGAGGGCGCAGATTCGAGCCTGGCTACGTCGATGCGCTGAAGCTGTCCGGCATGGCCAAGCCACCGGCACGCAAGAGCCGGCTGCGCGGCACCGACCTCGTCGCGGGTGCCCATGCACTGGCAGAGCTGCCCGACGAGATCACCACCCCCGGACCCGGACAGATTCGCGCGATGGTGATCAACTGCGGCAACCCCGTGGTGTCCGGACCGCACGGCGCCAAGCTCGATGCCGCACTCGAACAACTCGATCTCTTGGTCGCGATCGACTTGGTACAGCGCGAAAGTCACCGCCACGCGCACTGGCTGCTGCCTGCCGTGCACTGGCTGGAGCGTGACGATCTGTTGGCCCTGACGAGCAACCTTCACGACGAACCGTATGTGCAATACGGGCGGGCGGTCGTGGATCCACCACCGAGCGCGCGTGAGGAATGGCGAATATTCGTCGATCTCGCGATTGCGATGCGCAGGCCGCTGTTCGGCGCGAAGGGGATGAACAGCTTCGTGCGGGCCACCCGCGCTCTGGCCAGGATGACCCGCAGGCCGGGCCTCGAGTTCACCCCGCAATGGCTGAACCGCCTGCTCGTGGCCACTAGCCGAAAAGTCAACGGGCGCAGGGTCAGTTGGCAAGATCTGATGACCAACCCGCACGGCCTGGTGCTCGGGCCAAGGGAGTTCGGCCACTTCCGCAACGCGCTGCGAACCGAAGACAAGATGGTGCACGCCGCGCCGCCCGAGTTCGTGGCCCGCGCCCGTGAGCTACTCGCCGAACCCGTGGCGCAAGCGCCGAGGGGGTATCCGTTTCAGCTGGCGAACCGACGTAATCGGCACTCGATGAACTCCTGGCTCAACGAGCTGCCCGGCCTGCACCCGTCGGGCAAGCGAAATGATGTGGTGATCAACCCTGAGGATGCCGCGGCACTCGGGGTCGTCGACGGCGACGTGGTGCGGGTCTTCTCCGCAGTCGGCGAGATCGAGCTGGCCGCTTCGGTCAGTGACCGACCGCGCCGCGGAGTGGTGATCGTCGATCATGGTTGGGGTTCAAGGATCTTCGACCCGCGCGGGGGCAGCGTCCCGGTGTCCTACGGCGCCAACAGGAACCTGCTCATCGACGACGTGTCCGTCGATCCGCTGTCACAGACATCGGCGTTGAGTTCGGGGTACGTAGGCCTCGAACGGCTGGGCTGA